The Flaviramulus sp. BrNp1-15 genome has a window encoding:
- a CDS encoding NAD-dependent deacylase, with product MKHIVVLTGAGISAESGIKTFRDADGLWEGHDVMEVASPQGFARNPELVLDFYNQRRRQLLTVGPNQAHFDLAKLENNHKTTIITQNIDDLHERAGSKNVIHLHGELLKARSTFDETDICDWKTDLVLGNVCKKGHQLRPHIVWFGEDVPMINKAISICETANILIIIGTSMQVYPAASLMHYVPQNTPTYFIDPKPNIYSNKNLTVFAEKATIGVKKLLSLLNKSL from the coding sequence ATGAAACACATTGTTGTACTCACTGGTGCTGGAATTAGTGCTGAAAGCGGTATAAAAACCTTTAGAGATGCTGATGGTTTATGGGAAGGACATGATGTTATGGAAGTGGCTTCTCCACAAGGTTTTGCTAGGAATCCAGAATTAGTTTTAGATTTTTATAACCAACGTCGAAGGCAGCTTTTAACTGTTGGACCAAACCAAGCACATTTTGATTTAGCTAAGCTTGAAAATAACCATAAAACTACAATAATTACACAAAATATAGATGACTTACATGAACGTGCTGGCAGTAAAAATGTTATTCATTTACATGGCGAATTGCTTAAGGCAAGAAGCACTTTTGACGAAACAGACATATGTGATTGGAAAACCGATTTGGTTTTAGGTAATGTGTGTAAAAAAGGACACCAACTGAGACCACATATAGTCTGGTTTGGTGAAGATGTACCTATGATTAATAAAGCCATTTCTATTTGCGAAACCGCTAATATTTTAATAATTATTGGCACATCTATGCAGGTATATCCTGCCGCAAGTTTAATGCACTATGTGCCACAAAATACACCTACTTATTTTATTGACCCTAAGCCAAATATTTACAGTAATAAAAACCTAACTGTTTTCGCAGAAAAAGCTACTATTGGAGTTAAAAAACTTTTAAGTTTATTAAACAAAAGTTTATAA
- a CDS encoding RNA methyltransferase, whose protein sequence is MIDLKLLEHLETYLTDNRRNRFDAVLSQRTKHFTVATEDVYQLHNTSAVIRSCDVFGIQEVNIIEERNTKRIDREISMGAQKWVDLNRYNTVQDCIDNLKQKDYQIVATTPHTNDCELHNFDVSKKSCFFFGRETEGLSQEVLDMADCYLKIPMVGFTESLNISVSAAIILQHVTTKLKQTDINWQLTENEINEKRFDWCKKTIKSYDEIIERYYNKLKKEG, encoded by the coding sequence ATGATAGATTTAAAACTTTTAGAACACTTAGAAACTTACCTAACTGATAATAGACGAAATCGATTCGATGCTGTTTTATCGCAACGAACCAAGCATTTCACAGTTGCTACAGAGGATGTTTATCAGTTGCATAATACCAGTGCAGTTATAAGGAGTTGCGATGTTTTTGGAATTCAAGAAGTAAATATTATTGAAGAACGAAATACAAAGCGTATAGATAGAGAAATTTCTATGGGAGCACAAAAATGGGTGGATTTAAATAGATATAATACCGTGCAGGATTGTATTGATAATCTAAAACAAAAAGATTACCAAATAGTGGCTACAACGCCACATACAAATGATTGTGAATTACATAATTTTGATGTTTCTAAAAAGTCATGTTTTTTCTTTGGAAGAGAAACCGAGGGATTATCTCAAGAGGTTTTAGATATGGCTGATTGTTATTTAAAAATACCAATGGTTGGCTTTACAGAAAGTTTAAACATTTCTGTTTCTGCAGCTATTATTTTACAGCATGTTACTACTAAATTGAAACAAACGGATATTAATTGGCAATTAACCGAAAATGAAATAAATGAAAAGCGTTTTGACTGGTGTAAAAAAACAATTAAGAGTTATGATGAAATCATAGAACGTTACTATAATAAACTAAAAAAAGAGGGTTGA
- a CDS encoding DUF2846 domain-containing protein produces MKRISYLLLIAFFIFSFNLSAQDSVEEMETQTGTICFIRSTGFAGSATAFKTFIDDEFVCKLNNKRYSFHEVPAGSHFCSVQFGGKKSKEKAEKFEVEVQPGNITYVQLVFETGVLINNVYCEEVTENTAKSKMEKLKEDNKCL; encoded by the coding sequence ATGAAAAGAATTTCTTATCTATTATTAATCGCATTTTTTATATTTTCTTTCAATTTATCAGCACAAGATTCAGTTGAAGAAATGGAAACACAAACAGGTACAATATGTTTTATTCGTTCTACTGGATTTGCAGGTTCAGCAACTGCCTTTAAAACGTTTATTGATGATGAGTTTGTTTGCAAGTTGAATAACAAAAGATACTCTTTTCATGAAGTACCAGCAGGATCACATTTTTGTTCTGTTCAATTTGGCGGAAAAAAATCAAAAGAAAAAGCAGAAAAATTTGAAGTTGAGGTGCAACCAGGTAACATTACTTATGTTCAGTTAGTTTTTGAAACTGGAGTGTTGATTAATAATGTTTATTGTGAAGAAGTAACAGAGAATACTGCAAAATCTAAAATGGAAAAATTAAAAGAAGATAATAAGTGTTTATAA